A portion of the Rhinolophus sinicus isolate RSC01 linkage group LG03, ASM3656204v1, whole genome shotgun sequence genome contains these proteins:
- the SAV1 gene encoding protein salvador homolog 1, translating to MLSRKKTKNEVSKPAEVQGKYVKKETSPLLRNLMPSFIRHGPTIPRRTDICLPDSSPNAFSASGDGIVSRNQSFLRTPIQRTPHEVMRRESNRLSAPSYLARSLADVPREDGSSQSFLTEVNFAVENGDSGSRYYYSDNYFDGQRRRPLGDRTHEDYRYYEYNHDLFQRMPQNQGRHPSGIGRVAATSLGNLTNHGSEDLPLPPGWSVDWTMRGRKYYIDHNTNTTHWSHPLEREGLPPGWERVESSEFGTYYVDHTNKKAQYRHPCAPSVPRYDQPPPVTYQPQQTERNQSLLVPANPYHTAEIPDWLQVYARAPVKYDHILKWELFQLADLDTYQGMLTLLFMKEMEQIVKMYEAYRQALLTELENRKQRQQWYAQQHGKNF from the exons ATGCTGTCccgaaagaaaaccaaaaacgaAGTGTCCAAACCTGCCGAGGTGCAGGGGAAGTACGTGAAGAAGGAGACTTCGCCTCTGCTGCGGA ATCTCATGCCTTCATTCATCCGGCATGGTCCAACAATTCCAAGACGAACTGATATCTGTCTTCCAGACTCAAGCCCTAATGCCTTTTCAGCTTCTGGAGATGGAATAGTTTCAAGAAACCAGAGTTTCCTTAGGACTCCAATTCAGAGAACACCCCATGAAGTAATGAGAAGAGAAAGCAACAGATTATCTGCACCTTCTTATCTTGCCAGGAGTCTAGCAGATGTCCCTCGGGAAGATGGCTCTTCTCAGTCATTTTTAACAGAAGTTAATTTTGCTGTTGAAAATGGAGACTCTGGTTCCCGATATTATTATTCAGATAATTATTTtgatggtcagagaagacgccCACTTGGAGATCGTACACATGAAGACTACAGATATTATGAATACAACCACGATCTCTTCCAAAGAATGCCACAGAATCAGGGGAGGCATCCTTCAG gTATTGGGAGAGTTGCTGCTACATCTTTGGGAAATTTAACTAACCATGGTTCCGAAGATTTACCCCTTCCTCCTGGCTGGTCTGTGGACTGGACAATGAGAGGGAGAAAATACTATATAGATCACAACACAAATACAACTCATTGGAGCCATCCTCTTGAGCGAGAAGGACTTCCTCCAGGCTGGGAGCGAGTTGAGTCGTCAGAATTTGGAACCTATTACGTAGATCATACAAATAAGAAGGCTCAATATAGGCATCCCTGTGCTCCTAG cgTACCTCGGTATGATCAACCTCCTCCTGTCACATACCAGCCACAGCAAACTGAAAGAAATCAGTCCCTTCTGGTACCTGCAAATCCGTATCACACTGCAGAAATTCCTGACTGGCTTCAGGTTTATGCTCGAGCTCCTGTGAA ATATGACCACATTCTGAAGTGGGAACTCTTCCAGCTAGCTGACCTGGATACATACCAGGGAATGTTAACATTGCTTTTCATGAAAGAAATGGAACAGATTGTCAAAATGTATGAAGCTTACAGACAGGCTCTCCTGACAGAGTTGGAAAACCGCAAACAGAGGCAGCAGTGGTATGCCCAGCAACATGGCAagaatttttaa